A portion of the Blastochloris tepida genome contains these proteins:
- a CDS encoding ABC transporter permease: protein MRALALLPVFLALHLKVMLQYRADFVMGAVGQIIYTLLSVAFIGAVMMPGTALDGWRFWDVMFLLGFGDVAFGLSAILFFRVFLSFESVYIIQGRLDQLLLQPLPVLPALILRNIDLNHLAVVIKGLVVVAVAAHMLDLAWSAARLAEFALLAASAATIYGGLYIAFVSLGFWFRRRASLARPVLSLNYLTQYPLTIYPGPVQVLLTFVLPLGLATFYPAQSFLGIAATNGVAEVAPWMMPLLALAVAAFGAGVFHLGLRRYVSSGT from the coding sequence ATGCGCGCACTCGCCCTCCTGCCCGTCTTCCTGGCGCTGCATCTCAAGGTGATGCTGCAGTACCGCGCCGATTTCGTCATGGGTGCGGTGGGGCAGATCATCTACACGCTGCTCAGCGTCGCCTTCATCGGCGCGGTGATGATGCCGGGCACCGCGCTCGACGGCTGGCGCTTCTGGGATGTGATGTTCCTGCTCGGCTTCGGCGATGTCGCCTTCGGCCTCAGCGCCATCCTGTTCTTCCGCGTCTTTCTCAGCTTCGAATCCGTCTACATCATCCAGGGCCGGCTCGATCAGCTTCTGCTGCAGCCGCTGCCGGTCCTTCCGGCGTTGATCCTGCGCAATATCGACCTCAACCATCTGGCGGTGGTGATCAAGGGCCTCGTCGTCGTCGCGGTCGCCGCGCACATGCTGGATCTCGCCTGGTCGGCGGCGAGACTGGCCGAGTTCGCGCTGCTGGCGGCAAGCGCCGCCACCATCTATGGCGGCCTCTACATCGCTTTCGTGTCGCTGGGCTTCTGGTTCCGCCGCCGCGCCTCGCTGGCGCGGCCGGTGCTGAGCCTGAACTACCTCACCCAATATCCGCTCACCATCTATCCCGGCCCGGTGCAGGTGCTGCTCACCTTCGTGCTGCCGCTGGGCCTCGCCACCTTCTATCCGGCGCAGAGCTTTCTCGGCATCGCCGCGACGAATGGCGTGGCGGAGGTCGCACCGTGGATGATGCCGCTTCTCGCGTTGGCGGTGGCGGCGTTCGGCGCCGGCGTGTTTCATCTGGGGCTCAGGCGCTATGTCAGCTCCGGCACCTGA
- a CDS encoding GAF domain-containing protein — MGDALAARYQALVRTLPADAAGLHALGLALRQDFGCDRATLFLKARHGVYVAIYAEGLEDMTLAVKPGEGLAGKAVQRRAAIVSNEAPYDPDALSRLRDHYSGYETHSVMVAPIPRLLRAPEGAVQLINKLTGPFTDDDLARLSAVANGLRGLRRFCRAPAENLWDPHLHRESSDGRAPADQAVLADHREG; from the coding sequence ATGGGAGACGCGCTCGCCGCCCGCTATCAGGCGCTGGTGCGCACGCTGCCCGCCGATGCCGCGGGCCTGCATGCGCTGGGCTTGGCGCTGCGCCAGGACTTCGGCTGCGACCGCGCCACGCTGTTCCTGAAGGCGCGCCACGGCGTCTATGTCGCCATCTATGCCGAGGGGCTGGAGGACATGACGCTGGCGGTGAAGCCCGGCGAGGGGCTGGCCGGCAAGGCGGTGCAGCGGCGGGCCGCCATCGTCTCCAACGAGGCCCCCTACGACCCCGACGCGCTGAGCCGGCTGCGCGACCACTATTCCGGCTACGAGACGCATTCGGTGATGGTGGCGCCGATCCCCCGCCTGTTACGGGCGCCGGAGGGCGCGGTGCAGCTCATCAACAAGCTCACCGGCCCGTTCACCGACGACGATCTCGCCCGCCTCAGCGCGGTGGCGAACGGGCTGCGCGGCCTGCGCCGCTTCTGCCGCGCGCCAGCCGAGAACCTCTGGGATCCGCATCTGCACAGGGAGAGCAGCGATGGCCGCGCGCCAGCAGATCAAGCCGTCCTTGCTGATCACCGAGAAGGATGA
- a CDS encoding sodium-translocating pyrophosphatase codes for MTALVLIIIGGLLSIVYGVWATKSLMAADAGNARMQEIAAAIREGASAYLKRQYITISVVGVVIFGLVAWLLSPTVAIGFAIGAVLSGAAGFIGMNVSVRANVRTAQAATQSLAGGLELAFKAGAVTGLLVAGLALLGVAVYFTVLTQFMGYAPSDRVVVDALVALGFGASLISIFARLGGGIFTKGADVGGDLVGKVEAGIPEDDPRNPATIADNVGDNVGDCAGMAADLFETYAVTAVATMVLAVIFFAGQEVLNSIILYPLAIGAVCVATSIAGTFFVKLGPSQSIMGALYKGLIATGVLSIAAIALVNVLLFGGFATEFKTNGGVAFTSLDLFVCAVMGFVVTALIVVITEYYTGTGKRPVVSIAQASVTGHGTNIIQGLAVSLESTALPTIVIIAGILTTYSIAGLFGIAVAVTAMLSLAGIIVALDAFGPVTDNAGGIAEMAGLPKEVRKATDALDAVGNTTKAVTKGYAIGSAGLGALVLFAAYSEDLKYFIANSATFPYFEGVSVDFSLSNPYIVVGLLFGGLLPYLFGAMGMMAVGRAGSAIVEEVRRQFREKPGIMDYKEKPDYGRAVDMLTKAAIKEMIIPSLLPVLSPVVVYFAIYYIAGGGAAGKSAAFSTVGALLLGVIVTGLFVAISMTSGGGAWDNAKKSFEDGFTDKDGKVHQKGSEAHKASVTGDTVGDPYKDTAGPAVNPMIKITNIVALLLLAILAHH; via the coding sequence ATGACAGCTCTCGTACTCATAATCATCGGCGGCTTGCTGTCGATCGTATACGGCGTCTGGGCGACGAAGTCGCTCATGGCCGCCGATGCCGGCAATGCGCGCATGCAGGAGATCGCGGCGGCGATCCGCGAAGGCGCGTCGGCCTATCTCAAGCGCCAGTACATCACCATTTCGGTGGTCGGCGTGGTGATCTTCGGCCTCGTCGCGTGGCTGCTGTCGCCGACCGTCGCCATCGGCTTCGCCATCGGCGCGGTGCTGTCGGGCGCGGCCGGCTTCATCGGCATGAACGTGTCGGTCCGGGCCAATGTGCGCACCGCCCAGGCGGCCACCCAGTCGCTGGCTGGCGGCCTCGAGCTCGCCTTCAAGGCGGGCGCGGTGACCGGCCTGCTGGTGGCGGGCCTCGCTTTGCTCGGCGTCGCCGTCTACTTCACCGTGCTGACCCAGTTCATGGGCTATGCCCCCAGCGACCGCGTCGTGGTCGACGCGCTGGTGGCGCTGGGCTTCGGTGCCTCGCTGATCTCCATCTTCGCCCGTCTCGGCGGCGGCATCTTCACCAAGGGCGCCGACGTCGGCGGCGACCTCGTCGGCAAGGTCGAGGCCGGCATTCCGGAGGACGATCCGCGCAACCCGGCCACCATCGCCGATAACGTCGGCGACAATGTCGGCGACTGCGCCGGCATGGCCGCCGACCTGTTCGAGACCTATGCGGTGACCGCGGTCGCCACCATGGTTCTCGCGGTGATCTTCTTCGCCGGGCAGGAGGTGCTGAACTCCATCATCCTCTACCCGCTGGCGATCGGCGCGGTGTGCGTGGCGACCTCCATCGCCGGCACCTTCTTCGTCAAGCTCGGCCCCAGCCAGTCGATCATGGGCGCCCTCTACAAGGGCCTGATCGCCACCGGCGTGCTGTCGATCGCGGCGATCGCGCTCGTCAACGTCCTGCTGTTCGGCGGCTTCGCCACCGAGTTCAAGACCAATGGCGGTGTCGCCTTCACCTCGCTCGACCTGTTCGTCTGCGCGGTGATGGGCTTCGTCGTCACCGCGCTGATCGTGGTGATCACCGAGTACTACACCGGCACCGGCAAGCGCCCGGTGGTGTCGATCGCCCAGGCCTCGGTCACCGGCCACGGCACCAACATCATCCAGGGCCTCGCGGTCTCGCTCGAATCCACCGCGCTGCCGACCATCGTCATCATCGCCGGCATCCTGACCACCTACTCGATCGCCGGCCTGTTCGGCATCGCGGTGGCGGTCACCGCCATGCTGTCGCTGGCCGGCATCATCGTGGCGCTCGACGCCTTCGGCCCGGTCACCGACAATGCCGGCGGCATTGCCGAGATGGCCGGCCTGCCGAAGGAGGTCCGCAAGGCCACCGACGCGCTCGACGCGGTCGGCAACACCACCAAGGCCGTCACCAAGGGCTACGCCATCGGCTCGGCCGGCCTCGGCGCCCTGGTGCTGTTCGCCGCCTACAGCGAAGACCTGAAGTACTTCATCGCCAATTCGGCGACCTTCCCGTACTTCGAGGGCGTCTCGGTCGACTTCTCGCTGTCGAACCCCTACATCGTGGTCGGCCTGCTGTTCGGCGGCCTGCTGCCGTATCTGTTCGGCGCCATGGGCATGATGGCGGTCGGCCGCGCCGGCTCGGCCATCGTCGAGGAAGTGCGCAGGCAGTTCCGCGAGAAGCCGGGCATCATGGACTACAAGGAGAAGCCCGATTACGGCCGGGCCGTCGACATGCTGACCAAGGCGGCGATCAAGGAGATGATCATCCCGTCGCTGCTGCCGGTGCTGTCGCCTGTGGTGGTCTATTTCGCGATCTACTACATCGCCGGCGGCGGCGCCGCGGGCAAGTCGGCGGCGTTCTCGACGGTCGGCGCGCTCCTGCTCGGCGTCATCGTCACCGGCCTGTTCGTCGCCATCTCGATGACCTCGGGCGGCGGCGCGTGGGACAATGCCAAGAAGTCGTTCGAGGACGGCTTCACCGACAAGGACGGCAAGGTCCACCAGAAGGGCTCCGAGGCCCACAAGGCGTCGGTGACCGGCGACACCGTCGGCGATCCCTACAAGGACACCGCGGGCCCGGCCGTGAACCCGATGATCAAGATCACCAACATCGTCGCGCTCCTGCTGCTCGCCATCCTGGCGCATCACTGA
- a CDS encoding class I SAM-dependent methyltransferase, which produces MTDRMLDPSIRRSATEAWYVSGRASQRDRYAHCLDMLAARLPAPGLVYDLGAGTGHFARLLAARAAQVVGIERLPERVQICRATQADVGNLSFIEGDVLDLDLPAGTADAVSALEMLYYVAPETWPRFFDTVARLLRPGGLLLVSLNVFSQEGAAGETELLDAVSERFRIVETRHMHRMHYYRLELPLIRLLDEITYLERVKVFYPHTLSIGHTVYSPRLDRLLLPPNRLLDRVALPALRRAALALLGSRSLYRLITGASRRFSPQASRSQILVLAERKT; this is translated from the coding sequence GTGACCGACCGCATGCTCGATCCTTCGATCCGCCGCAGCGCCACCGAGGCGTGGTACGTGTCGGGCCGCGCCTCGCAGCGCGACCGCTACGCCCATTGCCTCGACATGCTGGCAGCCCGCCTGCCCGCCCCCGGCCTCGTCTATGATCTCGGCGCCGGCACCGGCCATTTCGCCCGACTGCTCGCCGCCCGCGCGGCGCAGGTGGTCGGCATCGAGCGCCTGCCCGAGCGCGTGCAGATCTGCCGCGCCACCCAGGCGGACGTCGGCAATCTCAGCTTCATCGAGGGCGACGTGCTCGACCTCGATCTGCCCGCCGGCACGGCGGACGCGGTGTCGGCGCTCGAAATGCTCTATTATGTCGCGCCGGAGACGTGGCCGCGTTTCTTCGACACCGTCGCCCGCCTGCTGCGGCCCGGCGGCCTTTTGCTGGTAAGCCTCAACGTGTTCTCGCAGGAGGGCGCGGCGGGTGAGACGGAGCTTCTCGACGCAGTGAGTGAGCGCTTCCGTATTGTCGAGACCCGCCACATGCACCGCATGCACTATTATCGGCTTGAACTGCCGCTGATCCGCCTGCTCGACGAGATCACCTATCTGGAGCGCGTGAAGGTGTTCTATCCGCACACGCTGTCGATCGGCCACACGGTCTATTCGCCGCGGCTCGACAGGCTCTTGCTGCCGCCCAACCGGCTGCTCGACCGCGTTGCGCTGCCGGCCCTGCGCCGCGCGGCGCTGGCGCTGCTTGGTTCGCGCAGCCTCTATCGTCTCATCACCGGGGCCTCGCGCCGGTTCAGCCCGCAGGCATCGCGCAGCCAGATTCTCGTGCTCGCCGAGCGAAAGACGTGA
- a CDS encoding class I SAM-dependent DNA methyltransferase, with amino-acid sequence MTHDYAASYERNFGFFKDYSREAVFLDHVFKTFGTDVERVIDIACGPGSHIVELARMGYRAAAADIDPAMLARTQGAAAEHGMTIDTHVADMRNFRLSGRFDAALNMFYSFQNVLFAPQQQIGFFQGVAALLRPGGLFVIELLPEENNLRLYPPGESFVTHRAVEEDGSTLTVTSTSRIVDETRKDIVFLYETVLPDGSFEHEELISPIRRVYLPQFEALCAAAGLVQVAAFGACDSDVPFTDDSAKLVAVLEKA; translated from the coding sequence GACCATGTGTTCAAGACCTTCGGCACCGATGTCGAGCGGGTGATCGACATTGCCTGCGGTCCGGGCAGCCACATCGTCGAGTTGGCGCGCATGGGCTATCGCGCGGCGGCCGCCGACATCGATCCGGCGATGCTCGCGCGCACGCAGGGTGCCGCCGCCGAGCACGGCATGACCATCGACACCCATGTCGCCGACATGCGCAACTTCCGGCTCAGCGGCCGGTTCGATGCCGCGCTGAACATGTTCTATTCGTTCCAGAACGTGCTGTTCGCGCCGCAGCAGCAGATCGGCTTCTTCCAGGGTGTGGCGGCGCTGCTGCGGCCGGGCGGGCTGTTCGTCATCGAGCTGCTGCCCGAGGAGAACAATCTGCGCCTCTATCCGCCGGGCGAAAGTTTCGTCACCCATCGCGCGGTCGAGGAGGACGGCTCGACGCTCACCGTCACCTCGACCAGCCGCATCGTCGACGAGACGAGGAAGGACATCGTCTTTCTCTACGAGACCGTGCTGCCGGACGGCAGCTTCGAGCACGAGGAGCTGATCTCGCCCATCCGCCGGGTGTATCTTCCCCAGTTCGAGGCGCTGTGCGCGGCGGCGGGGCTGGTACAGGTCGCGGCCTTCGGCGCCTGCGATTCCGACGTGCCGTTCACCGACGACAGCGCCAAGCTGGTGGCGGTGCTGGAGAAGGCCTGA
- a CDS encoding PAS-domain containing protein, with amino-acid sequence MTANPRIGAANDDAICAPPPKAGEGPCTPPSGAPPAGDSAHLLDALNATAFVVVADAQGRIIEVNGKACDISGHARADLTGRSFRAFVSLARAAAAVRRMRRALASAGTWRGDLCLRTAAGGHVWADVTVTARRGGDGAAGYTAIGIDITQRKQVEEAYRRSEALYRSTMMALGEGILVLDGRGRIVSANPAAERILGLSHDTLVAGKLRWQAIREDGSDFPVREFPAMATLATGLEHRDVVMGLRRGDDTITWISVNSEPIFEQGDAMPSRVVTSFSDITARKQAQDVLSEAIAAIPDGFAVYDRNDRLLICNDAYRDIYSLSAEAIRPGERFETILYYGLRNGQYPQAGETDAQRAAWFDERLRLHRQRCSDALQQLPGGRWLQLREWRTPSGYTVGLRVDVSELKRQSATLQAVVDNFPGGISFFDADLNLVACNSQFRTLLDLPDALFAEGLPTLEMIFRVNAARGEYGPGDPDEQVRARLELARRAEPHMFERLRPDGTVIEVRGTPIPGGGFITTYVDITARRAAEKLLSDSERRAREKSAALQITLAHMSQGLTMFDAEGRLMVWNDRYVEMYGLSPDIVKAGASVESILACRRRMGGDPGFEEFVSELRREIGQGRAFSTTVRLADGRSILIVNTPIAEGGWVSTHEDVTERERIARQISHLAHHDVLTGLANRTAFKAHVETAIARAARRGENVGLLLIDLDRFKAVNDTLGHAAGDRLLQMVAERMRQQVRAGDVVARLGGDEFAILQDSVPHQREGAIALATRLIAVLGEIYNLEGRHATVGASIGIVIAPQDGDKVDQLLRNADLALYKVKGGGRNDFRIYDKALDSEAHDRCRIECELREAIADDALQLHYQPIVSLADGGVCGMEALVRWPHPARGFMTPDRFIDIAEDSGLIVQLGEWAIQRACRDAARWPDHVKVAVNISPSHIKKRTLFDSVARALTQHGVRPQRLEIEVTETVLLRHDDEILAELRRLRSLGVSVVLDDFGIGYSSLSHLRMFTFDKVKIDRSFVGEITERPDCAAIVCAIAGLARSLGMATTAEGVETEQQLKLLRAAGCTQAQGYLFDRPQPATAINLAATIRTLAL; translated from the coding sequence GTGACTGCGAATCCCAGGATCGGTGCGGCGAACGACGACGCCATCTGCGCCCCGCCGCCGAAGGCCGGGGAGGGACCCTGCACGCCGCCGTCCGGCGCTCCGCCGGCCGGCGACTCCGCACACCTGCTGGATGCGCTGAACGCCACCGCCTTCGTGGTGGTGGCCGACGCTCAGGGCCGCATCATTGAGGTCAACGGCAAGGCCTGCGACATCAGCGGCCATGCCCGCGCCGACCTGACCGGCCGCAGCTTTCGCGCGTTCGTGTCGCTCGCCCGCGCCGCGGCGGCCGTGCGCCGGATGCGCCGGGCGCTGGCATCCGCCGGGACGTGGCGGGGCGATCTCTGCCTGCGCACCGCCGCGGGCGGCCATGTGTGGGCCGACGTCACCGTCACCGCGCGGCGGGGCGGGGATGGCGCGGCCGGCTATACCGCGATCGGTATCGACATCACCCAGCGCAAGCAGGTGGAGGAGGCCTACCGCCGCAGCGAGGCGCTCTACCGCTCGACCATGATGGCGCTGGGCGAGGGCATTCTCGTGCTCGACGGGCGCGGGCGCATCGTGTCCGCCAACCCGGCGGCCGAGCGCATCCTCGGCCTCAGCCATGACACGCTCGTCGCCGGAAAGCTCCGCTGGCAGGCGATCCGCGAAGACGGCAGCGACTTTCCGGTGCGGGAGTTCCCGGCCATGGCCACGCTGGCCACCGGCCTGGAGCATCGCGACGTGGTGATGGGGCTGCGCCGCGGCGACGACACCATCACCTGGATCTCGGTCAATTCGGAGCCGATCTTCGAGCAGGGCGACGCGATGCCCTCGCGGGTGGTCACCTCGTTCTCCGACATCACCGCCCGCAAGCAGGCGCAGGACGTGCTGAGCGAGGCGATCGCCGCGATTCCGGACGGCTTCGCCGTCTATGACCGCAACGACCGGCTGCTGATCTGCAACGACGCCTATCGCGACATCTATTCGCTGTCGGCCGAGGCGATCCGCCCCGGCGAGCGCTTCGAGACCATCCTGTATTACGGCCTGCGCAACGGCCAGTACCCCCAGGCCGGGGAGACCGACGCCCAGAGGGCGGCCTGGTTCGACGAGCGCCTGCGGCTGCACCGCCAGCGCTGCAGCGACGCCCTCCAGCAATTGCCCGGCGGCCGCTGGCTGCAATTGCGCGAGTGGCGCACGCCCTCCGGCTACACGGTGGGCCTGCGCGTCGATGTCAGCGAGCTCAAGCGCCAGTCGGCGACGCTGCAGGCGGTGGTCGACAATTTTCCCGGCGGCATCTCGTTCTTCGATGCCGACCTCAATCTGGTGGCCTGCAACAGCCAGTTCCGCACGCTGCTCGACCTGCCCGACGCGCTGTTCGCCGAGGGCCTGCCGACGCTGGAGATGATCTTCCGCGTCAATGCGGCGCGCGGCGAATACGGCCCCGGCGATCCGGACGAGCAGGTGCGCGCGCGCCTGGAGCTGGCCCGCAGGGCCGAGCCGCACATGTTCGAGCGCCTGCGCCCGGACGGCACGGTGATCGAGGTGCGCGGCACGCCGATCCCCGGCGGCGGCTTCATCACCACCTATGTCGACATCACCGCGCGCCGGGCGGCCGAGAAGCTGCTGAGCGACAGCGAGCGCCGCGCTCGCGAGAAGTCGGCGGCGCTGCAGATCACGCTCGCCCACATGAGCCAGGGCCTGACGATGTTCGACGCCGAAGGCCGGCTGATGGTGTGGAACGACCGTTATGTCGAGATGTACGGGCTGTCGCCCGACATCGTGAAGGCCGGCGCCAGTGTCGAGTCGATCCTCGCCTGCCGCCGCCGGATGGGCGGCGATCCCGGCTTCGAGGAGTTCGTGAGCGAGCTGCGGCGCGAGATCGGCCAGGGCCGCGCCTTCAGCACCACCGTACGGCTGGCCGACGGACGCTCCATCCTTATCGTCAACACGCCGATCGCCGAGGGCGGCTGGGTGTCGACGCACGAGGACGTCACCGAGCGCGAGCGCATCGCCCGCCAGATCAGCCATCTCGCCCACCACGACGTGCTCACCGGCCTCGCCAACCGCACCGCCTTCAAGGCGCATGTCGAAACGGCGATCGCCCGCGCCGCCCGCCGCGGCGAAAACGTCGGCCTGCTCCTGATCGACCTCGACCGCTTCAAGGCGGTCAACGACACGCTCGGCCATGCGGCCGGCGACCGCCTGCTGCAGATGGTGGCCGAGCGGATGCGCCAGCAGGTGCGGGCCGGCGACGTGGTGGCGAGGCTCGGCGGCGACGAGTTCGCCATTCTCCAGGACAGCGTGCCCCACCAGCGCGAAGGCGCCATTGCGCTCGCCACCCGGCTCATCGCCGTGCTGGGCGAGATCTATAATCTGGAAGGACGCCACGCCACCGTCGGCGCCAGCATCGGCATCGTGATTGCGCCCCAGGACGGCGACAAGGTGGACCAGCTCCTGCGCAATGCCGATCTCGCCCTCTACAAGGTCAAGGGCGGCGGCCGCAACGACTTCCGCATCTACGACAAGGCGCTCGACAGCGAGGCGCACGACCGCTGCCGGATCGAATGCGAGCTGCGCGAGGCCATCGCCGACGATGCGCTGCAGCTGCACTACCAGCCGATCGTGTCGCTGGCCGATGGCGGCGTCTGCGGCATGGAGGCGCTGGTCCGCTGGCCGCACCCCGCCCGCGGCTTCATGACGCCGGACCGCTTCATCGACATCGCCGAGGATTCGGGCCTGATCGTGCAACTCGGCGAATGGGCGATCCAGCGCGCCTGCCGGGATGCGGCGCGGTGGCCCGACCACGTCAAGGTCGCCGTCAACATCTCGCCGAGCCACATCAAGAAGCGCACGCTGTTCGACAGCGTCGCCCGCGCGCTGACGCAGCACGGCGTGAGGCCGCAGCGCCTCGAGATCGAGGTGACCGAGACCGTGCTGCTGCGGCACGACGACGAGATCCTGGCCGAGCTGCGCCGGCTGCGCAGCCTCGGCGTCTCGGTGGTGCTGGACGATTTCGGCATCGGCTATTCGTCGCTGAGCCACCTCCGGATGTTCACCTTCGACAAGGTCAAGATCGACCGGTCGTTCGTCGGCGAGATCACCGAGCGGCCGGACTGTGCAGCCATCGTCTGCGCCATCGCCGGGCTCGCCCGCAGCCTGGGCATGGCCACCACCGCCGAAGGCGTCGAGACCGAGCAGCAGCTCAAGCTGCTTCGGGCCGCCGGCTGCACCCAGGCGCAGGGCTATCTGTTCGACCGGCCGCAGCCCGCCACCGCGATCAACCTCGCCGCCACCATCCGGACGCTGGCGCTGTAG
- a CDS encoding ABC transporter ATP-binding protein, translating to MAPVIQAENLRKTYRIRQQRPGLGHAIRALIRPDWIERAALDGISFEVAQGAIAGLMGANGAGKSTLIKLLVGIMPRDGGTLTVAGLDPFRQRRNYVQRIGVVFGQRSNLLWDLSVVESFELHRAVFGVARADYERRLAELTELFELGELLHQPARTLSLGQTMRCAVAQVLLQQPDILFLDEPTIGLDVVSVERLGQALKRLNAAFNTTIVITSHDLAMIEDICSQVILLEDGRILFDGTARAAVERYGRYRRLRFVFPPGADIAAAAAFLQGRGVAVTVDGPELCGVVDAEAGMVGTCAALVDELTRRHALAEFFVEKPSLKEVILHAYR from the coding sequence ATGGCGCCCGTGATCCAGGCCGAAAACCTGCGCAAGACCTACCGCATCCGCCAGCAGCGGCCGGGGCTCGGCCACGCGATCCGTGCGCTCATCCGCCCCGATTGGATCGAACGCGCCGCGCTCGACGGCATCTCGTTCGAGGTCGCGCAAGGCGCGATCGCCGGGCTGATGGGCGCCAATGGCGCCGGCAAATCCACGCTCATCAAGCTTCTGGTCGGCATCATGCCACGCGACGGCGGCACGCTGACGGTCGCCGGGCTCGATCCCTTCCGCCAGCGCCGGAACTATGTGCAGCGCATCGGCGTGGTGTTCGGCCAGCGCTCGAATTTGCTGTGGGATCTGTCGGTGGTGGAGTCGTTCGAGCTGCACCGCGCCGTCTTCGGCGTGGCGCGCGCCGACTATGAGCGCCGGCTTGCCGAGCTTACCGAGCTGTTCGAGCTTGGCGAGCTGCTGCACCAGCCGGCGCGCACATTGAGCCTCGGCCAGACCATGCGTTGCGCCGTGGCGCAGGTGCTGCTGCAGCAGCCCGACATCCTGTTTCTCGACGAGCCGACCATCGGCCTCGACGTGGTGTCGGTGGAGCGCCTCGGTCAGGCACTGAAGCGGCTCAATGCGGCGTTCAACACCACCATCGTCATCACCAGCCACGACCTCGCGATGATCGAGGACATCTGCTCGCAGGTGATCCTGCTGGAGGACGGCCGCATCCTGTTCGACGGCACCGCGCGTGCCGCCGTCGAGCGCTACGGCCGCTATCGCCGGCTGCGCTTCGTGTTCCCGCCCGGCGCCGACATCGCCGCGGCGGCGGCCTTCCTGCAGGGCCGCGGTGTCGCCGTCACCGTCGATGGGCCGGAGCTTTGCGGTGTGGTCGACGCCGAGGCCGGCATGGTCGGCACCTGCGCGGCGCTGGTCGATGAGCTGACGCGCCGCCATGCGCTCGCGGAATTCTTCGTCGAGAAACCCTCCCTCAAGGAGGTGATCCTGCATGCCTACCGTTAG
- a CDS encoding PqqD family peptide modification chaperone yields the protein MAARQQIKPSLLITEKDDQLFALDTESGRVHEFNVTAKMILQLFLEPRDEDEAAAAFARAFDIPHAQALEDVRTMLAQFRANDLLLPDSEAACRAST from the coding sequence ATGGCCGCGCGCCAGCAGATCAAGCCGTCCTTGCTGATCACCGAGAAGGATGACCAGCTCTTCGCGCTCGACACCGAAAGCGGCCGGGTGCACGAATTCAACGTCACCGCCAAAATGATCCTGCAGCTCTTCCTGGAGCCGCGCGACGAGGACGAGGCGGCCGCGGCGTTCGCACGCGCCTTCGACATCCCGCACGCGCAGGCGCTGGAGGATGTGCGCACCATGCTCGCCCAGTTCCGCGCCAATGATCTGCTGCTGCCCGACAGCGAGGCCGCGTGCCGCGCGAGCACCTAG
- a CDS encoding ABC transporter permease encodes MVGRTAIKETLCYPADVVIEFVSYPLAFMGYFFFVLAMAAHGGAIGGDAAGTSVSALITYFSIAWMLRMIVDQGVDGDVAAEVQSGDVALALVRPLPLAGFFFARFVGLGLARLVYYGVPAWLLLTLLFGDEIRFEPARLVWFLPYAVIAFRMAFEIQFAIGLVSFFTFVNQQVSWSFDMLVRLASGLIVPLSLFPPVVAVWLEALPFQYIYYRPIQVLLEPAPSNVLLSGLAIGAAWTLALHLLNRGVLALALRRHVIYGS; translated from the coding sequence ATGGTCGGGCGCACCGCCATCAAGGAGACGCTGTGCTATCCGGCGGACGTGGTGATCGAGTTCGTCTCCTATCCGCTCGCCTTCATGGGCTATTTCTTCTTCGTGCTGGCCATGGCGGCGCACGGCGGGGCGATCGGCGGTGACGCCGCCGGCACATCGGTCTCGGCGCTCATCACCTATTTCTCGATCGCCTGGATGCTGCGCATGATCGTCGACCAGGGCGTCGACGGCGATGTCGCGGCCGAGGTGCAGAGCGGCGACGTGGCGCTGGCGCTGGTGCGGCCGCTGCCGCTTGCGGGCTTCTTCTTCGCACGCTTCGTGGGGCTGGGCCTCGCCCGCCTCGTCTATTACGGCGTGCCGGCGTGGCTGCTGCTGACGCTGCTGTTCGGCGACGAGATCCGCTTCGAGCCCGCGCGGCTGGTGTGGTTCCTGCCCTACGCCGTCATCGCCTTCCGCATGGCGTTCGAGATCCAGTTCGCGATTGGCCTCGTGTCGTTCTTCACCTTCGTCAACCAGCAGGTCTCGTGGAGCTTCGACATGCTGGTGCGGCTGGCCTCAGGGTTGATCGTGCCGCTCAGCCTGTTTCCGCCCGTGGTGGCGGTGTGGCTGGAGGCTTTGCCGTTCCAGTACATCTATTACCGGCCGATCCAGGTGCTGTTGGAGCCCGCTCCCTCCAACGTGCTTCTTTCCGGGCTTGCGATCGGTGCGGCCTGGACGCTGGCGCTGCACCTTCTCAATCGCGGCGTGCTGGCGCTCGCGCTGCGCCGCCACGTCATCTATGGAAGCTGA